One Pectobacterium polaris DNA window includes the following coding sequences:
- the thpR gene encoding RNA 2',3'-cyclic phosphodiesterase codes for MSATRRLFFALSLPEATQQEIIRWRAEHFPLEAGRPVAAANLHLTLAFLGDASEQKAQVLQTLAGRIHQPAFSLTLNDAGHWPRPGVVWLGCRRAPRGLLQLAELLHSQAARNGCYQTALPFHPHITLLRGATRPVAIPPATFSWQVDMTHFSLYESLFDNGKTRYQQLESWSFIK; via the coding sequence ATGTCAGCCACCCGCCGCCTGTTTTTTGCCTTATCACTGCCGGAAGCCACACAGCAAGAGATTATCCGCTGGCGTGCCGAACACTTCCCTCTGGAAGCGGGTCGGCCAGTCGCGGCGGCTAATCTTCATCTGACGCTGGCGTTTTTAGGCGATGCCAGCGAGCAAAAAGCGCAGGTCTTGCAGACATTGGCAGGCCGCATCCACCAGCCCGCCTTTTCCCTTACGCTGAATGACGCTGGGCACTGGCCGCGTCCCGGTGTGGTCTGGCTGGGCTGCCGTCGTGCACCGCGCGGGCTGCTACAATTGGCGGAACTGCTGCACTCTCAGGCCGCGCGCAACGGCTGCTATCAAACAGCACTGCCGTTTCACCCACACATTACGCTATTACGTGGCGCGACTCGCCCCGTCGCGATTCCCCCTGCCACCTTTAGCTGGCAGGTCGACATGACGCACTTTTCGCTTTATGAATCACTTTTCGACAATGGCAAAACCCGCTATCAACAGTTGGAAAGCTGGTCATTTATTAAATAG
- the sfsA gene encoding DNA/RNA nuclease SfsA, with product MDYTPRLQPARLIKRYKRFLADVVTPEGETFTLHCANTGAMTGCATPGDTVWYSTSDNPKRKYAQSWELTETQQNHWICVNTLRANTLLYEALLENRIEELAGYPDVKTEVKYGTENSRVDLLLQAPDRIDCYIEVKSVTLLQHECGYFPDAVTLRGQKHLRELQQMVSNGKRAVLFFAVLHSGIQQVSPARHIDSRYAELFIEAQQAGVEILCYGSTLGPDGIKLTHKLPLLG from the coding sequence ATGGACTATACCCCACGTTTACAACCTGCTCGGTTGATTAAACGTTACAAACGTTTTTTGGCCGATGTCGTAACCCCGGAAGGCGAAACGTTCACGCTGCACTGTGCCAATACCGGTGCGATGACGGGCTGTGCAACACCCGGCGATACCGTCTGGTACTCCACATCGGATAACCCTAAGCGCAAGTACGCCCAGAGCTGGGAACTGACTGAAACACAACAAAATCACTGGATTTGTGTCAATACTCTGCGTGCCAACACATTATTGTACGAAGCCTTATTAGAAAATCGCATAGAAGAGTTGGCGGGCTACCCAGACGTAAAAACGGAAGTAAAATACGGTACGGAAAATAGCCGAGTCGACCTGCTTTTACAGGCGCCGGACAGGATTGACTGCTATATTGAGGTGAAATCTGTCACATTATTGCAACATGAATGTGGTTACTTTCCCGATGCGGTTACACTCAGAGGACAAAAGCATCTGCGTGAGCTGCAACAGATGGTTTCCAATGGAAAACGCGCCGTCCTTTTTTTCGCCGTGCTCCATTCAGGCATCCAGCAGGTTTCTCCCGCTCGGCATATTGATTCACGCTATGCGGAATTATTTATCGAAGCACAACAGGCTGGGGTTGAAATTTTATGTTACGGCTCCACATTAGGCCCTGACGGTATTAAATTGACGCATAAGCTACCGTTGTTGGGATGA